The Pungitius pungitius chromosome 21, fPunPun2.1, whole genome shotgun sequence genome includes the window CACTGCTCTTGTGTGCAGCACAACAACCAGTTGTCTTGTGTCCGTCTTTGTTTTACTATAACTGGCTATTTGGAGCAAATCCCCTCTAaagccgctctctctctctctctccccccatgggtgtgtgtgtgggaagatGTAAGCATGCACCTGGATCACTCTCCCGCAGACCTAAAATCTCCCACAATGCCTTTCAGCTTCTGGTAAATCCACAggcataacaacaacaacaacattagaGGTGGACACCTGCTTTAGAGTAAGGTCATCAAATCCTGACATCTGggattaaaataatatataattgcCTGTAACGATCAATCGAACCCTGAAACCCCGAATCAAGTGGGAGGAAAAATTATCTTGcgactaaataaaaataaatgtatcacaAAGGCAATAACCCACTCGAGGTAGTTGAGTACATTTTTATACTTTGGTTCAGACCAACAGCCAATTGCGTCTTTAATCAATAAATACAACCGGGGAAATAAAGGACATTGCTGCATCGGTAAAACGTCTGATCCAGACCTCTGATGTCATCGGTTCTACCTGCGTACTGCACACCTGCGCATGAACATGCATACAACAGATCTCAGGTGGGGATTTCATggcataaaaaaataattactgGATCGAGTTCCACTACACACATACGAAATATGCTACTGAACTTAAAATGAGTAGTTTGGCAttgggagggggatgggggggggggggggggtgctcattAGCTTCCCCTAGCATTAGCGtcagctgctctctctcctgTCCTTTCGGTCGCGGTGTCTCACGAGGTGTGAAAGGCAGCAGTCAAACACCTGTTCACTAGCTCGACGTTCTCACTGTTGATATTAGCTGCTCTGGTACAGCAACTGAAATTCAGCCAGTTACAAGTCTGGAAAGATCTCCTTCATaacaatgttttattgtcttttttctgtGCAGATTAAACATATGAGACTAACGGTGTTCCTTTGGAAGCTTGGTACCATTGGACGGAGCTATGCTAGCTGTTGACACCTCCCCAATTCCCCACTtaccagtctttatgctaagctaatagTGTGCTGCCTCCAGCTACATATTTGCAGCAGCTCAGCTTGTGCAGTCCGTTTCCCCCATCGCTGAGAATccctttgaattgtttttttgtttttttttggaccgGTCACATGACCAGGTGTCACACTGTTCCGGCTGCATTCAGTTCACAAGAAACCGCCTCATATCCAACAGAAACCAGGGTTAGGACGTTATTCTCCACGTCATCGGGCTTGCATTGTTCCGCTTGGGTTTCCATGGGAACCGCAGCTCCAGCTTCCGGCCGCATCTTCTTCCTGGATCGGCCCCGCCCTTTGCCTTTGGAAGGGGCCCTCGCCGCATCCTTGGCCCCCGCGGACACCTTGCGCGGCTTCTCGCTGTCGCCCGAGCGGGCTTTGCGGTGCCGCCTGCGGATGCGGCGCATCGGCGGGCCGGGGTCGGCCGGGTCCGACGCCGCCGCCCCGGAGAGAATCCGGATCTGCTGCTCGATGACCATTACGATCATGTCCAGCGCCACGTCCAGCGCCCCCAAACCCAGGCCGTGAGTGACGTTGTCGAACGCCCCGCTGTTCACCGGGTCCTTGAAGCACCTCCTCATGTCCTCCAGGTGGTTCCTGAGGGACAACGAGAGACGGTCATCACCCGGCATCGCAACGAGGCCTCGTCACTGCAAGGGGCGCGCGGCACGTACTTGGTTTCGATGATTTTGGACCAGTGTTGAACCGTGTTGGTCTCGGGGATGAGCTGTTTGGCCATGTTGCCGGAGTCGATGTAGTCGTGGGCGAAGTCCTTCATGTCGTCACACAAGGCCCCGGTGTCGCCTAAACACACGTGCACAAGAAAATCAAAACTCACTTCGCTTCCACGGCGCCAACGTGGCCTGCGcgccaacccccccgcccccgccttCCCCGCCACCTTCGGTGagtttggagaaggaggaggacaccGAGGTGGTCGTGCTCGGCGTGAGGCCGAGGACGTTGAGCGACTCCAGGAGCGTCTTCTTGCTGGCCGGGCCCCGGCTGACCCGGGTGTAGGCCGCCAGCGAGCGCAGGGACATCTTCTCCGGGGCCTGCAGGCGCCGCTTGATCTCCTCGTACGAGATGAGGTATTTCCCTGGAATCAACGAAACGTTTTCGAGATTTGGCTTCAAAACTAGAAAGGCTGCGACTGTTCTTTTTTTCGACTCGCTGGCAACTCACGCGCCTTGGATCCTTTCATGTTGGGGTCCAGCAGTGACGACACCTCGGCGAAAGGCATGCGGGCTGCGGACTCCGGGCCGGCGCCGGCGTCCCGTGGCGCGTCCAGGATCTGCGACACCAGCTCGGTCTGCACCGGGACGGAAATCTGCATCTGGGGCATCTGGACACTGGGCTGGAGGCTGTGCATCTCCGTCTGGCTCTGGTCCAGCGGCGCCTGGCCTTGCACTTCGGGGAGGATCAAGGTGTTTTCGGACAGACCCTGGAGCCCGTGTGCTCCGACACTGCCCGTTTGCTCCGAAGACACCTGGTAGATGCCCATGACCGGTTTCACCATAGTGAAAACCATGTTGCCCTGGGAATCCAGACCCAGAACCCTGGTGGACGGGTCCATGTCCTCGCCGGGGTGCTGCCTTTGTGTTGGGAGCGAGGAGGCTGCAGAGGCTGCAGAGGCTCGAATGATACGATCAGGTTCACCTCGGGGAGGACCAACGTAGTGATGCGGTGAAGTGAAACCTCTCACCCTCAACTTGTTAGAGCGCGTCCCTGTCGCTGTAGAGGAGTATGAGGCTCATTATCTTTCGTTTCAatctagaaaaagaaaaagtaaaaacaaaagtcgatgtatatatacatataaatgatTTTGAAGCGAAAGCGCTGACTTAATTATTTCTGGAACGAAATATATTTATGTTATGAAATGCCTTAACAATACCAACTCAACAGcaaatatgtttaaataaaagtggTATGCTTGTATCCCCATGTGGACATTAATCAAAGAAATGAGTGTGCTCTTCTTTTTGGATCATTCTAGTGTGCAATAAGTAGACTAAAATGATATGCAACTATTGAACGAAATATACCAAGATGGGGGTATTAATTAAGGTCCCAAATTGTTGCGCATAAAGTGAGAGAatgtgaaaaatacaaatactgaGTTCGTGTTGCGTTCATGGACTTAAGGACAAAACAATCCAGTTGGTTATTTTCTCTCAGCTCGGAATCTAAAAGCAGTGATTTGTTTAACTTCTCATTTTGTCGGTCAGTATTAACACCTTTAAgttaaaccttttaaaaagctCTGACTCGGCAGTTGGCATGTCGTTTTGTAAATAAGAGACACTTTTAACTCGGGTCGCTTTATAATCAACCGCTGAGTTTAACGATGACCATTCAATCCACAATGCCACGgttaaaacaaacatgcatcATGGCTGCCGAGCACGGCTCTgctagtttttttgttgttgttggttttgtttgaagAGCAGGCCCGAGGTGTTGCTTTAAAAGACTAGAACCGAATCACAGCGTTGTAGTCCTGGTCGGGACCGCTTCCCGGTGAAGGCTGTCCCACTCACCGAAATCgtcgttttttttcctgctatAAGGACACTGATCCTAGAACGGTCCGTGTCGAAGCCAGCGACATTTTTCCTCCTTCTCGACTGTTGCCTCGGCGGGTTGCAAATCAGCTCTTCGTGCACTACCGCCCGGGAGCCGGGTTCTCAACGCTCATTGGTTCATTGACACACCAATCACGCGGAAGTAGATTCCCCATTGGATAAGAACGTCTAGAGTTAAAAAGAGGAGGCGTGATATCCGATTTAGCGTCATACAGAATAAAAAAGGGTTGGGTTGTTTCATCTCTTTTTTGGAGAGTCAGTCACAAACTATAAAATGTTATAGTATATAAGTGCAAGAAAGTGAGCTTCTTTTTTCCGTGATAGATGTGCCTGTTTAATTACTACTCATTACTCATTGAAGTATCAACTAGGCATGTCAGTTTTTTAGATGCTTACTAGTGAGATGGAGAGATGAGATTCCTATAAGGTTTCATTGGTCAGAGCAGTTTCTCATCTCTGAAATAATGTGTGATGCAATACAGACCCAGGAGGCAGAATAATACCCTGAACATGTCACATCAATCCTTATCCTATCATTTTATGCATATAGTTGCCTTCAACATTCAAAttaagggggggaaaaaacaaatgaacgtATTGCTTACGATACGAtccaaaatgaaacattttctgtGCTTTATGTGTTGATTTTAATCCTGACCCAGAGGTCCGTCCTGTTATATTTCATCCCCATGAACAATTTCAGTAACGTCCTGTTTAAATACCCAAGACTCTCATCTCAAATTTGCACGAAGGCAGAAATGAGTGGTTTTGTGAAAGACACTTTCTCTTTAgctcctgcaaacacacaactcGCAGGCAGCCAAGAATTTTTCTGCAGTCAGTAAATTGAGAGTTTTgtaccaaaaaaagaagaaagcaccTCTTTTTAGTGATctcatttgaatttattttggtacaaatgaaaaaaaactgtacaaaATAAAGCATAGAAAGTAGCAATTATGAAAACAATGTTGACGACAACAACATCAAAGAAAAGGCAACACACAATTACATTAAAATTACAGCCAACTAATCTGGAAAAGCAACTTGTGGTACTATacatccacacaaacagacatgaCATTAAAACACTCACGTTTgggtaaaaagaaaaggcaaagacGCGGACGAGTGAGAAGAAGTGCACAACAATCAAGATGATccgaggttgttgttttttaacgtcAAATATTAGTGTGTCATTAAATTGGAACAACCtcactaaaagaaaaatatttgacAGTAGGCCTTTTACAATTTGTATATCGCCATTAGTAGAATATCCTGtctgcttctttcttttaaCGCTTCGTCTAACAAAACCAACCGTATCCCCGTCCTCGTTTACGACGTCACCCTTTAAGCTTAATGCTTCTTTACCAAACCGCACATACTCAAGAGCGCACAAACATTAGCACAGAGAGCTGGACGCCAGCCCGACTGACAGGACGACACGAGACGACACGCGATGCAGCACGACAGCAAGCCGCAGTGGAAACACTCGACAGGACGGAACACGTTTCGCTATCTTTGGCGTCCGCAGTTGCAAAGGGTCTGCAGCCGAGCACAGGGCGGACCCTTTGGGGTGCCGTATTGCCTCATAATCCTGCTCCCGTCACCCGGGGGTTGACCCCCCGCACACCCATTAAATGTGGGGGCGATGGCTCAGTGTCTTCGCGCGCGCTGGCCCCCGGTGCCTGCAGTGGCGATGTGATGGAGGGGCTGGGGCTGACGCAGCTGGGCCCCCCGCTTCAGGCTGGAGGACTCCGCGTTTGAGCCTGCGGGGGGAGACgtgagacaaagaaaaagctCAGCAACGGGGTtgtttcgaggggggggggggggggggcacgtgtgtTGgtctgcagcggcggcggctcaCCCGTTTGCTGGGTGCTGTGGGCCGCCCGGATTTTGGCGAGGGGAGGGACCCCTCTGTAATGGGGGCGGAGCGTCGGAGCGGCGATGTGGAGGTGGTGGTCCGATGTGCTGTCCAGAGGACGGAACCTCTGGGCCGTGGTCGTCTTGGTCTGAGGGAGCTGCGAGCGGGAGGAGGAAGACCATCACGTCACCGACCTGTCCGGTACCGCGATGACTGTGTCGCGGATTCGCGGCTAAAGACGGAAAAAGCACTCACCGCTTGACCGGTGACCTCGAAGGAGCGAGACCGCCTCTTCTTGCGGCGAGCCTCGAAGTCGGCGTCGCGCGGCGTTTGGTTCTTGGCGGCGGGCTGGCGGTTGAGCGGCCGCGTCCAGGTCACCAGCAGGCCGGGCCCCTCCCCCGTGCTGCTGGACAGGTTGTCGTCCGAGGTGGCGTGCCGGAGGTCGGGGCTGGGCCGCCTGCCGCGGCGAACCGGCAGGCCTCGCCGAGGGGCTTCGCTCAGAGAGGCGCTGCTCTTCTGCTTCTTGGGGTCcaggggcgaggggggagggggcagccGCAGGGCGTCCGCCTCCAGCGCTTTGGAGCGGCGGCGCGCTGCTTTCACCACGATGTTCTGGACCCCCTTTAGGATCTGCTGCCGCTCTGCGGAGGTCAAGAGACGGAAGGAGAGAGAGTTACTCACAAATCATCACGTTTTGATGGTGGACCACCTGACCAGAAGTGTTCCTTCTCCAACCTGCCAGCTCACCACTCTGTAAAAGGGGGACGTCGGCCCCGGCCTCGCTGCTCTCGGTGGATGAGTCCAGGTGGCTGCTCACACTGTGGCTCAGAGGGTTGTAGCTCAGAGAGCTCTCAGGGAGCAGCGGCTGGAGCTGCAAACGTGACACCAGGCGGAGCGGCACATTAGGGTCAGCCCTTTGCTCTCTGTCAGAGGTCAGTTCGAGCGGCCATCGAAAATTAATTGTTTGCCTCTGGAAAATTATATTTTCGCTTTGAAGAGGGCATTTGAATCTTTTTACTTCAACTCGTCGGAGTAACACTCATTTATACATTTGCTTTGAGAGACAAGGAGATGGAGttcatttaaatttaatttaaaaggtaTGTCTTTTGTGGACGAacgtgtaatggtaaaatatgttataacagaGTTATGCTAATAGGGGGATGATTAATAATTGGTAATTCAAAAGTTTCCCTTTGCAGCACGAAGAAAGGCACGAGTCAACGTGCTCTCAAAGGAACTCTGTTACTTAACCATGGTTCATTTCTCACTTCATATCTCCCATGTGGTCTAGTGGTTAGGGTTCGGTGCCACTGAGGACgacctttgtgttgtgtgtacaaaaactctgcgttttGACCGCTCAGAGACAAAGTCTCCGCagtgttgtttgtgtatttgacctcctgcgtGCAAGTAATTAATAGACTTTTACAACAAGactgttttttattaaataacccTAGGAACAAAATCATCACATGCGAGTTGCAAAGGAAACGGCTTGAATTCACATTGCTTGAAGTGAAAAGCAACACCTGACAGTATGAGGCACCTCTCAGGGACAGCTATTGGAATGAATATTGCTTATTAAAATGTTCCTCACCTCTCTGTTGCCCTTGCCGTTGATGTGGATGGGAGGCGGGGGCACCGCCGCTGTGTGTTTCATCTGCCTGGCGTGAGGACTGCTCTTGAAAACTCTGTTATTGTCGCTGCCGCGTGAAAAGAGaggaataaatacaaaaaatatgaatgtggTCACGGGAATGTGGATGTTTTTGTGGTACTTGTCAAATCAAAAGGAGTGGTTGTGTTTAAATGGGAGCATATGAAGACGTCCTCCTACAGCTCTGGCTCAGGCAGGATGGGGGGCAGAGTGTGTCTCCGGGTTTTGGCGGGGCCTCGTCTGTTATCCGAGCACATGTTGCGTACGCTCTCCTGGTCCGAGTCCATGTCCTGCATGTTGTCACGACCCTGACCGGGCAGGGTGATCTTGGGCAGAGATCCCTCCTGAAaatgattattgattattgttattatagaAGCGCTGATCATTGATGTAAATGGGATAGTCTCgtttttacattatattttaaCTTGTGGCTACCTTGATGGTGTGCCTTGTGGTCACTTTATCCAGGGCCATGGCTCGGTCCAGTTTCCTCTCATCCAGTTCCCTCATGTACATCTCATACAGCTCCTGGAGGTGTGGAGGTACCAGCAGACTGTGGTCTGGAACACAAGCACCGAGTACAATTCAGtgaagttcagttcacaaaagaaaacaaaaaaagaccagattcatggttttttttctataaatcACTGCAACTTCATTAAAGTTCTTGGTGGGCTCCACAATGTAGAAAGGGACTTCTTAATGATAATGAAAAGTgcatctttatatatatatataatactacATTGGCATCAATACATGTGTCTTCTTGAATAACAAGGAGTCATATATAACAGGGTTTTAatgtaaataaaccaataaaccaaataaaataaagtatttttttatgcATTATAAGACAGCAGATAAGATCTGGGACGGTACACTTTAATATTCACTCCAGCTGCTAGACTCACCAACGATGAACTGTCGCTGCTGCTGTATGATCTCGTCACACAGGTGCCTGTGCTGCTCGAAGCGCTGCACCACAAAGTTTTTGTGGCGGATGACGTTGTCCTTGAGCAGCGCGTTGGACTGCATCTCCGTGTTCTCGATCTCCAGCTCGTGCACCTTGCAGAGGAGGCACAGCACCTCGCGCTGCTCCTCCGAACTCACGCGGCgaggcagcagctcctccaggcgcCGGGCCCGATCCCGCAGCTCCAGGAACCTGCGCTCGAGCAACGccttcgggaggggggggggggggggagaactcgtaTCCAATCGGAAAATGCCATCTTTCAAAAAATATCCTATCTCAGCTCCAGTGTTCATGAGGCACTACAAGCATTTGGTTAGTTTAAATGGGGGGAAAGTACTTTAAGCAATTCCCCCTTCAAGAATCCTACCTTCTGTTTGTGGATCTTTTTCTGTTCCGCCATGAGTGTCACCAGGTTTTCTCTAGCCATGGCCACCTGCTGGGTCTCCGTGCTGTCCGGAGGAGACTCCGGGGAGTCAGAGTCCTTCTCGCTCTCGTCTTTATTGACactttccttcctcctttcaGCTCGCCACTTCCTCCTGCGCCTGCTGCGCTCCTGCTCCCAGCTGGGAGAAGATAGATAAACAGATACCAGGTATAGCGTTCGGAGTACATGCACTaagtacatttcaaatgttccgTAAACAGCCCTTTAGTGAATGCCACCTACTGCTGTACATATGTTATCAGAtagaataataaatatataaacactgACTCTGCAATGGTTAACAGATGCTTGGAGGTGTCGATCTGGACCTCCATGTTGCCGTTTTCCAACTCCATCAGGTTCCTCCTGATCTCCATCTGCTGGCGGAAGGCATCGAGGAGCTGCTCCCTCAACTGGTCCATCTCCGCCCGGCTCTGGTGGCTGGAGTGGGCCTGGACCTCCGCTACGAGAGACGAGGAGAGGGGagccttttaaaaaaggcagcGTACAATACAAATGAGACGGTCTGGTTTGGCAGATGCGGGCCGCGTGGACCTTACCCTGGACGTGGCGGATGTCGGCCCGGTCCGCGTTAAGCTGGCGGCTCGTCTGATCCGCGATCTTCGCTTTGAGCCGCTGGATCTCGCTGCGCAGGTCTGAGATGATGTTTGTGTACTGAGCAATGTGGTATGACACATTTATCAGGTTCTTCTTTACCTGAAGTAAACAATGAGAATCATTTGCAACTGCAAAGCAGAGAATAAATCATTTCTGTGGAATGGTATGAATAACAGTCATGTCATGTGCGGCTGATCCGCAGCAGAGATGAAATGGGAGCTCTCACCCGTGTTCGTATGCTTTTGGCACGGTCGGCGTACGCCAGCGTGTTACGAGACTCCTCAAAGCCCACAGAGGCGGGGCTGATGTGGGCGATCAT containing:
- the si:ch73-127m5.2 gene encoding uncharacterized protein si:ch73-127m5.2 — encoded protein: MDPSTRVLGLDSQGNMVFTMVKPVMGIYQVSSEQTGSVGAHGLQGLSENTLILPEVQGQAPLDQSQTEMHSLQPSVQMPQMQISVPVQTELVSQILDAPRDAGAGPESAARMPFAEVSSLLDPNMKGSKARKYLISYEEIKRRLQAPEKMSLRSLAAYTRVSRGPASKKTLLESLNVLGLTPSTTTSVSSSFSKLTEGDTGALCDDMKDFAHDYIDSGNMAKQLIPETNTVQHWSKIIETKNHLEDMRRCFKDPVNSGAFDNVTHGLGLGALDVALDMIVMVIEQQIRILSGAAASDPADPGPPMRRIRRRHRKARSGDSEKPRKVSAGAKDAARAPSKGKGRGRSRKKMRPEAGAAVPMETQAEQCKPDDVENNVLTLVSVGYEAVSCELNAAGTV
- the kif19 gene encoding kinesin-like protein KIF19 gives rise to the protein MKDTGESKEHQLTVALRIRPLSDAEQEEAAAVVAHRVDDQMVVLMDPMEDPDDILRANRSREKTYMFDVTFDYSANQEEVYRATTKGLIEGLISGYNATVFAYGPTGCGKTYTMLGTDKEPGIYVRTLNDLFRAIEETSDDMMYSVSMSYLEIYNEVIRDLLNPSSGFLDLREDSKGVIQVAGITEVSTINAQEIMELLMKGNKQRTQEPTAANQTSSRSHAVLQVAVKQQSRSRDLLQEVRFARLFMIDLAGSERAAQTQNRGQRLKEGAHINRSLLALGNCINALSDKNGKYVNYRDSKLTRLLKDSLGGNSRTVMIAHISPASVGFEESRNTLAYADRAKSIRTRVKKNLINVSYHIAQYTNIISDLRSEIQRLKAKIADQTSRQLNADRADIRHVQAEVQAHSSHQSRAEMDQLREQLLDAFRQQMEIRRNLMELENGNMEVQIDTSKHLLTIADWEQERSRRRRKWRAERRKESVNKDESEKDSDSPESPPDSTETQQVAMARENLVTLMAEQKKIHKQKALLERRFLELRDRARRLEELLPRRVSSEEQREVLCLLCKVHELEIENTEMQSNALLKDNVIRHKNFVVQRFEQHRHLCDEIIQQQRQFIVDHSLLVPPHLQELYEMYMRELDERKLDRAMALDKVTTRHTIKEGSLPKITLPGQGRDNMQDMDSDQESVRNMCSDNRRGPAKTRRHTLPPILPEPELDNNRVFKSSPHARQMKHTAAVPPPPIHINGKGNRELQPLLPESSLSYNPLSHSVSSHLDSSTESSEAGADVPLLQSERQQILKGVQNIVVKAARRRSKALEADALRLPPPPSPLDPKKQKSSASLSEAPRRGLPVRRGRRPSPDLRHATSDDNLSSSTGEGPGLLVTWTRPLNRQPAAKNQTPRDADFEARRKKRRSRSFEVTGQALPQTKTTTAQRFRPLDSTSDHHLHIAAPTLRPHYRGVPPLAKIRAAHSTQQTGSNAESSSLKRGAQLRQPQPLHHIATAGTGGQRARRH